The Streptomyces aurantiacus genome includes a region encoding these proteins:
- a CDS encoding LacI family DNA-binding transcriptional regulator yields MGGVEKTRGGGAERATSKDVARLAGVSHTAVSFVFNGRAQGNLSAETQEKIRKAAAQLGYRPHAVARGLRRRRTAVIGLVTDEIATSPFAGRLLRGAMDMAWNSEHLVLTVDSGQDPVAEDAAVAELLDRRVDGIIYAALSLRRAHVPEGLHRTFAVLANCLAEDGSLPAVIPAERAGGRSAARVLLDAGHRRVALVGGLDDIATAERLRGFRDALRAVGLTAEKDWITRTGGEIAAGYEGALRLLDGVPAHRRPTGIVCYNDRVAAGVLHAAARLGLDVPADLSVVGYDDQEHMAAFLSPPLTTVALPHRAMGETAVRLLLDAIDSGTAPPVTTRRLECPVVMRGSVGPAPSP; encoded by the coding sequence ATGGGCGGGGTCGAGAAGACGCGGGGTGGCGGAGCCGAGCGGGCGACCTCGAAGGATGTCGCCCGGCTTGCCGGGGTCTCGCACACGGCCGTGTCCTTCGTCTTCAACGGGCGTGCCCAGGGCAACCTCTCCGCCGAGACGCAGGAGAAGATCCGCAAGGCGGCCGCACAGCTCGGCTACCGGCCGCACGCGGTCGCCCGTGGACTGCGCCGGCGTCGTACCGCCGTGATCGGTCTGGTCACGGACGAGATCGCCACCTCGCCGTTCGCCGGGCGGCTGCTGCGCGGGGCCATGGACATGGCGTGGAACAGTGAGCATCTGGTGCTCACCGTCGATTCCGGGCAGGACCCGGTCGCCGAGGACGCGGCCGTGGCCGAACTGCTCGACCGGAGGGTCGACGGGATCATCTACGCCGCGCTGTCGCTGCGCCGCGCCCACGTCCCGGAAGGGCTGCACCGCACCTTCGCCGTGCTTGCCAACTGTCTCGCCGAGGACGGTTCCCTCCCGGCCGTCATCCCCGCCGAGCGGGCCGGTGGCCGCAGCGCCGCGCGCGTCCTCCTCGACGCGGGTCACCGCCGTGTCGCCCTGGTGGGCGGTCTGGACGACATCGCGACCGCGGAGCGGCTGCGCGGCTTCCGGGACGCGCTGCGGGCGGTGGGGCTGACCGCCGAGAAGGACTGGATCACGCGGACGGGAGGGGAGATCGCCGCCGGGTACGAGGGAGCGTTGCGGCTGCTGGACGGTGTTCCCGCCCACCGGCGGCCCACGGGGATCGTCTGTTACAACGACCGGGTCGCCGCGGGTGTCCTCCACGCCGCCGCGCGCCTGGGCCTCGACGTGCCCGCCGACCTGTCCGTCGTCGGCTACGACGACCAGGAACACATGGCGGCTTTCCTCAGCCCGCCCCTCACCACGGTCGCTCTGCCCCATCGCGCGATGGGGGAGACGGCCGTCCGCCTCCTCCTGGACGCCATCGACAGCGGGACCGCGCCGCCGGTCACCACCCGGCGGCTGGAGTGCCCCGTCGTCATGCGGGGTTCGGTGGGACCAGCTCCCAGCCCGTGA
- a CDS encoding carbohydrate ABC transporter permease translates to MPGPRTSPTASRVRHGLAPWGRITGLALCALLTLGPVIWTVSTSLRTPAESFDLPPEIIPTNPTVGAYSEVFDQIDVWLYALNSTLVTALIAAGQMITAGLAGYAFARLEFRFKKSLFALVLATMMVPLQVTMVPVFLELKTMGLTDTLLGLIIPAFPTAFGTFLMRQYFLGMPKDLGEAAMIDGAGPWRVFRSVYAPLAAPGLAIVGVLAFNYHWNEFFRPLILETSTENLTLPLGLVSLQGNLGTGSISVVLAGVVLSMLPAVLVFVVGQRPLREGITSAGVNR, encoded by the coding sequence ATGCCGGGTCCCCGCACGAGCCCCACCGCGTCACGCGTACGGCACGGCCTGGCGCCCTGGGGCCGGATCACCGGCCTGGCGCTGTGCGCCCTGTTGACGCTCGGCCCGGTCATCTGGACGGTGTCGACATCACTGCGCACACCGGCGGAGTCCTTCGACCTGCCGCCGGAGATCATCCCCACGAACCCCACCGTCGGTGCCTACAGCGAGGTCTTCGACCAGATCGACGTCTGGCTGTACGCGCTGAACTCCACCCTGGTGACCGCGCTGATCGCGGCCGGCCAGATGATCACCGCGGGCCTGGCGGGCTACGCCTTCGCCCGCCTCGAATTCCGCTTCAAGAAGTCGCTGTTCGCGCTGGTCCTGGCCACGATGATGGTGCCGTTGCAGGTCACGATGGTCCCGGTCTTCCTGGAACTGAAGACGATGGGCCTGACCGACACCCTCCTCGGCCTCATCATCCCCGCCTTCCCGACGGCCTTCGGCACCTTCCTGATGCGCCAGTACTTCCTGGGCATGCCGAAGGACCTCGGCGAGGCGGCGATGATCGACGGCGCGGGCCCGTGGCGCGTCTTCCGGTCCGTGTACGCCCCCTTGGCGGCCCCCGGTCTCGCCATCGTCGGCGTCCTGGCCTTCAACTACCACTGGAACGAGTTCTTCCGGCCGCTGATCCTCGAAACCTCCACCGAGAACCTCACGCTGCCCCTGGGCCTGGTCTCCCTCCAGGGCAACCTCGGCACCGGATCGATCTCCGTGGTCCTCGCCGGAGTCGTCCTCTCCATGCTCCCCGCCGTCCTCGTCTTCGTCGTCGGCCAGCGCCCTCTGCGCGAGGGCATCACATCCGCAGGAGTCAATCGTTGA
- a CDS encoding glycoside hydrolase family 32 protein, with translation MSRSTDAHSPRFRVRPPSNWMNDPNGPVRWGGRYHLFYQHNPDAPVHANVHWGHASSPDLAHWDDHGIALRPMPGGPDEAGCWSGCVVDDGGVPTAVYSGIGHDHQGLSAICLAVAEDDGLQDWKQLPLPVVAGPPAGLDVTMFRDPFVFRFAGRRWALMGAGHADGTPSVLVYDCEDLYAWRFAGVLLDGRDAAAARAFGTRAIGWECPQLWETAGGDWVLAVALWDGDPLSTAYLTGHLVEEPDGGLRFAAGTGGGPLDLGRDFYAPSVLQDTESGRALLWGWSWESRPPEEVDRAGWSGVLTAPRVMDTHEDGTLRVVPAAELELLRAAVPFTAAPGPHRPLPHAYDLLVTARSAATVSLLRAASGAELTVRLDPASGTVTLDRTAWPRSRPDGAAPLVLPTPPGETLAVRILMDGSLLELFAGDRATATERVYRRDDDVAELAASGADVEVTGWELVPPNPA, from the coding sequence GTGAGCCGGTCGACCGACGCCCACAGCCCGCGCTTCCGGGTCCGGCCGCCGTCCAACTGGATGAACGACCCGAACGGGCCGGTGCGCTGGGGCGGTCGATACCACCTCTTCTACCAGCACAACCCCGACGCTCCCGTCCATGCGAACGTCCACTGGGGCCACGCCTCCAGCCCCGACCTCGCCCACTGGGACGACCACGGGATCGCTCTGCGACCGATGCCCGGCGGCCCGGACGAGGCGGGCTGCTGGTCCGGCTGCGTGGTGGACGACGGTGGTGTACCGACAGCGGTGTACTCCGGGATCGGCCACGACCACCAGGGCCTGAGCGCGATCTGTCTCGCCGTGGCCGAGGACGACGGCCTTCAGGACTGGAAGCAACTGCCACTGCCGGTGGTCGCCGGCCCGCCGGCAGGCCTGGACGTGACGATGTTCCGGGACCCGTTCGTCTTCCGCTTCGCCGGCCGCCGCTGGGCGCTGATGGGCGCCGGCCACGCCGACGGCACCCCGTCCGTCCTGGTGTACGACTGCGAGGACCTGTACGCGTGGCGGTTCGCCGGGGTCCTGCTGGACGGCCGGGACGCGGCGGCGGCCCGCGCCTTCGGTACGCGGGCGATCGGCTGGGAGTGCCCGCAGCTGTGGGAGACCGCCGGGGGCGACTGGGTACTTGCGGTGGCGCTGTGGGACGGCGACCCGCTGAGCACCGCGTACCTGACGGGGCATCTGGTGGAGGAGCCGGACGGTGGATTGAGGTTCGCGGCCGGTACGGGCGGCGGCCCCCTGGATCTCGGCCGTGACTTCTACGCCCCCTCCGTCCTCCAGGACACGGAGTCCGGCCGCGCCCTGCTCTGGGGCTGGTCCTGGGAGTCACGCCCGCCCGAGGAGGTGGACCGCGCGGGCTGGTCCGGCGTCCTCACGGCACCCCGGGTGATGGACACCCACGAGGACGGCACGCTCCGGGTCGTACCGGCCGCGGAGCTCGAACTCCTGCGAGCGGCCGTCCCGTTCACGGCCGCGCCAGGACCGCACCGGCCACTCCCCCACGCGTACGACCTGCTGGTGACCGCCCGTTCAGCGGCGACCGTGAGTCTGCTGCGGGCCGCGTCCGGGGCCGAACTGACCGTACGGCTCGATCCGGCGTCCGGCACGGTGACCCTGGACCGCACGGCCTGGCCACGCTCCCGCCCGGACGGCGCGGCCCCCCTGGTCCTGCCGACCCCACCGGGCGAGACCCTCGCCGTACGGATCCTCATGGACGGCTCCCTGCTGGAACTGTTCGCGGGCGACCGGGCGACAGCCACGGAACGGGTCTACCGGCGGGACGACGATGTCGCGGAGCTGGCCGCGTCGGGCGCGGACGTCGAGGTCACGGGCTGGGAGCTGGTCCCACCGAACCCCGCATGA
- a CDS encoding extracellular solute-binding protein → MTDSLLSRRGLMRYGAYGAGAAAVAGVAAGWDRLIAADIPGRDDGSLVIATLGSAFNLDAQRALRDGFREVHPDIKIRINPVQAYDWSDFFSKILTQIAAGTAPDLVYVATEGVQLFAQRLGVPLDRWAKRDAAELRSYFADVHPSLVESMMYEGSLYQLPVEFNAADMYLNTRVLERAGADLPDNDWTHDDFTTLLRAMKRSNGAGFTPYFWTNRLWGGVVPWLFAGGTNLLAESKAPGGDWLWNSFYPEAQRRGRGGGYRWTTPLADSDRVAEVYDYLASLIQEDLCTRPEGGDGRNLVGVFSTGRVGVTPAGGFWAGGLHEAGMKPTDYDVRYFPRRHTRRHQFGAAGYAMLRTSKMRDEAWEFIKYAARKDVMTQLFAANQTTPARRSMVDAARYRETGPAHWQVFYDTLDKIPSTGPIPAPPQVNEVEQLLIKHTGTALASPGAVRPALRRLQGDLEKAMEREV, encoded by the coding sequence ATGACCGACTCGCTCCTCTCCCGCCGGGGCCTGATGCGCTACGGCGCGTACGGCGCCGGAGCCGCCGCTGTCGCCGGTGTCGCGGCCGGCTGGGACCGCCTCATCGCCGCCGACATCCCCGGTCGCGACGACGGCTCGCTCGTCATCGCCACCCTCGGCTCCGCCTTCAACCTCGACGCCCAACGCGCCCTGCGCGACGGGTTCCGCGAGGTCCACCCCGACATCAAGATCCGTATCAACCCCGTACAGGCCTACGACTGGTCGGACTTCTTCTCCAAGATCCTCACCCAGATCGCCGCGGGCACGGCACCCGACCTCGTGTACGTCGCCACCGAGGGCGTGCAGCTCTTCGCCCAGCGGCTCGGCGTACCGCTGGACCGGTGGGCGAAGCGGGACGCGGCCGAGCTGCGCTCCTACTTCGCCGACGTCCATCCCTCACTGGTCGAGTCGATGATGTACGAGGGGAGCCTCTACCAGCTGCCGGTCGAGTTCAACGCGGCCGACATGTACCTCAACACCCGGGTCCTGGAGCGCGCCGGCGCCGACCTCCCCGACAACGACTGGACCCACGACGACTTCACGACGCTGCTGCGCGCGATGAAACGCAGCAACGGCGCCGGATTCACCCCGTACTTCTGGACCAACCGTCTGTGGGGCGGAGTGGTCCCCTGGCTGTTCGCGGGCGGCACCAACCTCCTCGCCGAGTCCAAGGCCCCCGGGGGCGACTGGCTCTGGAACTCCTTCTACCCCGAGGCACAGCGGCGCGGCCGGGGCGGCGGCTACCGGTGGACGACACCCCTGGCCGACTCCGACCGCGTCGCGGAGGTCTACGACTATCTCGCCTCCCTCATCCAGGAGGACCTGTGCACCCGGCCGGAGGGCGGCGACGGCCGGAACCTGGTCGGCGTGTTCTCCACCGGCCGCGTCGGTGTGACACCCGCGGGCGGCTTCTGGGCGGGCGGCCTGCATGAGGCGGGCATGAAACCGACCGACTACGACGTCCGGTATTTCCCGCGCCGGCACACACGGCGTCACCAGTTCGGCGCTGCCGGGTACGCGATGCTGCGCACGTCGAAGATGCGGGACGAGGCCTGGGAGTTCATCAAGTACGCCGCCCGCAAGGACGTGATGACCCAGCTCTTCGCAGCCAACCAGACCACTCCGGCCCGCCGCTCCATGGTCGACGCGGCCCGCTACCGGGAGACAGGACCGGCCCACTGGCAGGTCTTCTACGACACCCTCGACAAGATCCCCTCCACCGGCCCGATCCCGGCCCCGCCGCAGGTCAACGAAGTCGAGCAGCTGCTGATCAAGCACACCGGAACCGCCCTCGCGAGCCCCGGCGCGGTGCGCCCCGCGCTGCGCCGGCTGCAGGGGGACCTGGAGAAGGCCATGGAGCGTGAAGTGTGA
- a CDS encoding carbohydrate ABC transporter permease, with the protein MTNTEIRPVRPEPTRPRRARKASEPAATTARTRGTRLLAVLFLAPTVVGIVVFTVVPIVGSVVLSLFQWDVIDDPRWAGAANYREILTDSTVLVSFRNTLVFMVLAVALQLLIALVLAIAVNGRMPKWLRSVFRSAFFFPLVLSAASISVVMKYLFNQDFGPVNWLLGTVGIPSVPWLTSENGAMAAVVLAYVWQQFGFSFLLFVGGLNNIPKEVHEAAALDGASGVRKHLAITLPLLSPTLLVASVVGIINALQVFEQPYVLTAGGPGDSTRTVVMVIYETAFEQLRFGEASAVGVLLFALIMAVTALQFRLSRRYVHYQ; encoded by the coding sequence GTGACGAACACCGAGATCAGGCCTGTCCGGCCGGAGCCCACCCGTCCCCGCAGGGCCCGTAAGGCGTCCGAGCCCGCGGCCACGACCGCCCGCACCCGGGGCACCCGTCTGCTCGCCGTGCTGTTCCTCGCGCCCACCGTCGTCGGTATCGTCGTCTTCACGGTCGTACCGATCGTCGGCTCGGTCGTCCTCAGCCTCTTCCAGTGGGACGTGATCGACGACCCGCGGTGGGCCGGAGCGGCCAACTACCGGGAGATCCTGACCGATTCGACGGTTCTCGTCTCCTTCCGCAACACGCTCGTCTTCATGGTGCTCGCGGTCGCGCTGCAGCTGCTGATCGCGCTCGTGCTGGCGATCGCGGTGAACGGCCGCATGCCCAAGTGGCTTCGCTCGGTGTTCCGTTCAGCCTTCTTCTTCCCGCTGGTGCTGTCCGCCGCGTCCATCTCGGTGGTGATGAAGTACCTGTTCAACCAGGACTTCGGCCCCGTGAACTGGCTCCTGGGCACGGTCGGTATCCCCTCGGTCCCCTGGCTGACCTCGGAGAACGGGGCGATGGCGGCCGTGGTCCTGGCGTACGTCTGGCAGCAGTTCGGCTTCTCGTTCCTGCTGTTCGTCGGCGGCCTGAACAACATCCCGAAGGAGGTGCACGAGGCGGCCGCGCTGGACGGCGCGAGCGGGGTGCGCAAACACCTCGCCATCACCCTGCCGCTGCTGTCGCCCACGCTGCTGGTGGCGTCCGTGGTCGGCATCATCAACGCCCTCCAGGTCTTCGAGCAGCCCTACGTCCTCACGGCCGGCGGCCCCGGCGACTCCACCCGCACGGTCGTGATGGTCATCTACGAGACGGCCTTCGAGCAGCTCCGCTTCGGCGAGGCGTCCGCCGTGGGCGTCCTGCTCTTCGCCCTGATCATGGCGGTCACCGCACTCCAGTTCCGGCTCAGCCGGCGTTACGTCCACTACCAGTGA